The Bacillota bacterium genome contains a region encoding:
- a CDS encoding 4Fe-4S dicluster domain-containing protein: protein MGGELRAQDAAVGVGGQAGTGAMSAVGHELAEKVGGLLAGGEVRMFLGYGAGRTALRVRPRHVLRPEGAAGLVWNEFCAPSLAKYLLDEQEEEGRVGVLVKTCDLRAMKRLVADRRVDRGRVLLVGVGCAGVVDAGKVEALLVEPVVEAGVQDGKLVLQTRSGVRELPREEYLLERCLHCEDPNPREVDLLVGPEVAPWAARPRDYAEVAEVTAMGAAGRAAYWDRQFARCLRCFACRNVCPACSCRECSLEVWEPMWLPREVSVSEQYMFHFTRAFHVAGRCVDCGECERVCPVSIPLMKLNRALQKEIQELFGVERPWEPEEKEPLAMYTPDDPDFH, encoded by the coding sequence ATGGGCGGCGAACTGAGGGCTCAAGATGCTGCAGTGGGCGTGGGCGGGCAGGCCGGGACGGGCGCCATGAGCGCCGTCGGGCACGAGCTGGCCGAGAAGGTGGGCGGGCTGCTGGCGGGCGGCGAGGTGAGGATGTTCCTGGGGTACGGGGCCGGGCGCACGGCCCTGCGGGTGAGGCCCCGGCATGTGCTGCGGCCCGAGGGGGCTGCCGGCCTGGTGTGGAACGAGTTCTGCGCTCCCTCCCTGGCCAAGTATCTCCTGGACGAGCAGGAGGAAGAAGGCCGGGTGGGGGTGCTGGTCAAGACCTGCGACCTGCGGGCAATGAAGCGCCTGGTGGCGGACCGGCGGGTGGATCGCGGGCGCGTCCTCCTCGTGGGGGTGGGCTGTGCGGGGGTGGTGGACGCCGGTAAGGTGGAAGCCCTGCTGGTGGAGCCCGTGGTGGAAGCTGGAGTGCAGGACGGTAAGCTGGTCCTCCAGACCCGCTCCGGCGTGCGCGAGCTTCCCCGCGAGGAGTACCTGCTGGAACGCTGCCTGCACTGCGAGGATCCCAACCCCCGTGAGGTGGACCTCCTGGTGGGCCCGGAGGTCGCGCCCTGGGCGGCACGGCCTCGCGACTATGCCGAGGTGGCCGAGGTGACGGCCATGGGGGCGGCCGGGCGGGCGGCGTACTGGGACCGCCAGTTCGCCCGGTGCCTGCGCTGCTTTGCCTGCCGCAACGTGTGCCCGGCCTGCAGCTGCCGGGAGTGCTCCCTGGAGGTGTGGGAGCCCATGTGGCTGCCCCGCGAGGTGAGCGTCTCCGAGCAGTACATGTTCCACTTCACCCGCGCCTTCCACGTGGCGGGCCGGTGCGTGGACTGCGGCGAATGTGAGCGGGTGTGCCCGGTGAGCATCCCCCTCATGAAGCTCAACCGGGCGCTGCAGAAGGAAATCCAGGAACTCTTCGGGGTCGAGCGGCCCTGGGAGCCGGAGGAGAAGGAGCCCCTGGCCATGTACACCCCGGACGATCCCGACTTCCATTGA
- a CDS encoding 4Fe-4S dicluster domain-containing protein, with product MRRLERKDMRAFLDKLASAASLVAPVREDGVVVFRPVSSGEQVVLDYVNPVRSAKELFFPQTEVMFRFLPSPVAGITPVQPDRQTVLFGIRPCDLAALSLLDEVFLGGDYRDACWARRRELTTLVGMACEQPDESSCFCTAFGITPGTADGADIMLYPAGEWLGVEVLTPRGQALLDRVLSDGAVALGEIGPPGAASQAGAGGGAGEAGDRLQQEYLKRPVRLGDRLRVGDLAKELDDRFDDPYWEEASRRCLGCGICTYLCPTCHCFLVTDVPKRDDGVRLRCWDSCQFKDFLLMAGGHNPRPTKKERTRQRFMHKLNYFVHRYGRYLCTGCGRCVQHCPVGLDMATVIADLRGVSEHV from the coding sequence GTGAGGCGCCTCGAACGCAAGGACATGCGTGCCTTCCTGGATAAGCTGGCCTCCGCCGCCTCCCTGGTGGCCCCGGTGCGGGAGGACGGGGTGGTGGTGTTCCGGCCGGTGTCGTCGGGCGAGCAGGTGGTGCTTGACTACGTGAACCCGGTACGCTCGGCCAAGGAACTCTTCTTCCCCCAGACCGAGGTCATGTTCCGGTTCCTGCCCTCCCCGGTGGCGGGCATCACCCCCGTGCAGCCCGACCGGCAGACCGTCCTGTTCGGCATCCGGCCCTGCGACCTGGCCGCCCTCTCCCTGCTGGACGAGGTGTTCCTGGGGGGCGATTACCGGGATGCCTGCTGGGCCAGACGGCGGGAGCTCACCACCCTGGTGGGCATGGCCTGCGAGCAGCCGGACGAATCTTCCTGCTTCTGCACTGCCTTCGGCATCACCCCGGGGACGGCGGACGGCGCCGACATCATGCTTTACCCGGCCGGCGAGTGGCTGGGGGTGGAGGTGCTCACCCCGCGGGGCCAGGCCCTCCTCGACCGGGTGCTGTCGGACGGCGCTGTCGCGCTGGGGGAGATCGGCCCGCCGGGGGCGGCGAGTCAGGCGGGCGCGGGTGGCGGGGCCGGTGAGGCGGGGGATCGTCTGCAGCAGGAATACCTCAAGCGGCCTGTGCGCCTGGGGGACCGGTTGCGGGTAGGCGACCTGGCGAAGGAGCTCGACGACCGCTTCGACGATCCTTACTGGGAGGAAGCGTCCCGGCGCTGCCTGGGCTGCGGCATCTGCACCTACCTGTGCCCCACCTGCCACTGCTTCCTGGTCACTGACGTGCCCAAGCGGGACGACGGGGTCAGGCTGCGCTGCTGGGATAGCTGCCAGTTCAAGGACTTCCTGCTCATGGCCGGGGGCCATAACCCCCGTCCCACCAAGAAGGAGCGCACCCGACAGCGCTTTATGCACAAGCTGAACTACTTCGTGCACCGGTACGGCCGTTACCTGTGTACGGGATGCGGGCGGTGCGTGCAGCACTGCCCGGTGGGCCTGGACATGGCCACCGTGATCGCCGACCTGCGGGGGGTGAGCGAGCATGTTTGA
- a CDS encoding FAD/NAD(P)-binding protein: MMPHLARIEEIVAETASGDVKTFRVQFLDPETSFSHLPGQCAMVSVLGVGEAMISISSSPTRPRPLELAVKQVGRLTARLHEMEPGDVIGVRGPYGNHFPFEDMKGKDLLFIGGGIGLAPLRSLINYVLDNRGDYGKIDIIYGARSPGDLCFKRELYDVWPLAPDTRVLLTVDRGDEEWKGAVALVPHFLEQVHPEPEGKLAITCGPPIMIKFTLESLKKLGFADEQIVTTLELKMQCGIGKCGRCNIGSRYVCLDGPVFTLAQLETMPAEY; this comes from the coding sequence ATGATGCCCCATCTGGCCCGGATCGAGGAGATCGTGGCCGAGACCGCTTCCGGGGACGTGAAGACCTTCCGGGTGCAGTTCCTCGACCCTGAGACTTCCTTCTCGCACCTGCCCGGCCAGTGTGCCATGGTCTCGGTGCTGGGCGTGGGCGAGGCCATGATCTCCATCAGCTCCAGCCCCACCCGGCCCCGCCCCCTGGAGCTGGCCGTGAAGCAGGTGGGACGCCTGACCGCGCGGCTGCACGAGATGGAGCCGGGGGACGTGATCGGCGTGCGCGGACCGTACGGCAACCACTTCCCCTTCGAGGACATGAAGGGGAAGGACCTCCTCTTCATCGGCGGTGGCATCGGCCTGGCACCCCTGCGCTCTCTCATCAACTACGTGCTGGACAACCGGGGGGATTACGGTAAAATAGACATCATTTACGGGGCGCGCTCCCCCGGTGACCTGTGCTTCAAGCGGGAGCTGTACGATGTGTGGCCCTTGGCGCCCGACACCAGGGTGCTGCTCACCGTGGACCGGGGGGACGAGGAGTGGAAGGGCGCGGTGGCCCTGGTCCCCCACTTCCTCGAGCAGGTGCATCCCGAGCCGGAAGGGAAACTTGCCATTACCTGCGGGCCGCCCATCATGATAAAATTCACCCTGGAGTCCCTGAAGAAGTTGGGCTTTGCGGATGAGCAGATCGTCACCACGCTGGAACTCAAGATGCAGTGCGGGATCGGCAAGTGCGGCCGATGCAACATCGGCTCCCGGTACGTGTGCCTGGACGGGCCCGTGTTTACCCTGGCCCAGCTCGAGACGATGCCCGCAGAGTACTGA
- a CDS encoding polyprenyl synthetase family protein yields the protein MGETVEAAAGTGAALALPRTASCVPFRGARWAFLARDMEGVRDWIRVTLGTPGGLLGEAGRHLLRGTGKHLRPGLVLLCARLGDYRPEQVIPVAAAVEMVHMATLVHDDVIDGSPQRRGWPTVNVSWNERVAVLLGDYLFSRALTLGSRYGGQQVVDLLAGAVEEMCKGEMDQEAHRFDPDQTEEQYLARIGRKTARFIADCCRTGALLAGAPAPSVEALGDYGYSLGLAFQIMDDVLDFTGSRAEMGKPPGSDLGEGVLTLPVILALHGDRAPWIREVISRRQLGEEELHRLRNILQEDGYLERARDLARSLKEEALQALSCLPPGRVAALLGEAAQFVVERRF from the coding sequence GTGGGTGAAACAGTGGAAGCCGCCGCTGGCACGGGGGCTGCCCTCGCTCTCCCGCGCACGGCATCGTGCGTGCCTTTCCGGGGGGCCCGCTGGGCGTTTCTCGCCCGGGACATGGAGGGGGTACGGGACTGGATCCGCGTCACCCTGGGAACCCCCGGCGGGTTGCTGGGGGAGGCGGGGAGGCATCTTCTGCGGGGGACGGGCAAGCACCTGCGCCCCGGCCTGGTACTCCTGTGCGCCCGGCTGGGTGATTACCGCCCCGAGCAGGTGATCCCGGTGGCTGCGGCGGTGGAAATGGTGCACATGGCCACCCTGGTGCACGACGACGTCATCGACGGTTCCCCCCAGCGCCGGGGGTGGCCCACCGTGAACGTGAGCTGGAACGAGCGGGTGGCGGTGCTGCTCGGGGATTACCTCTTCTCCCGCGCCCTCACCCTGGGTTCGCGCTACGGTGGCCAGCAGGTGGTGGATTTGCTGGCGGGCGCGGTGGAGGAGATGTGCAAGGGCGAGATGGACCAGGAGGCTCACCGCTTCGATCCCGATCAGACGGAGGAGCAGTACCTGGCCCGCATCGGCCGCAAGACGGCTCGCTTCATCGCCGACTGCTGCCGCACAGGGGCACTCCTGGCCGGGGCGCCGGCCCCCTCCGTGGAGGCACTGGGAGACTATGGGTACAGCCTGGGCCTGGCCTTCCAGATTATGGACGACGTCCTGGACTTCACGGGGTCCCGCGCGGAGATGGGCAAGCCACCGGGGAGCGACCTGGGAGAAGGCGTACTCACCCTGCCGGTGATACTGGCCCTTCACGGTGACAGGGCGCCCTGGATCAGGGAGGTGATTTCCCGCCGCCAGCTCGGAGAGGAAGAATTGCATCGGTTAAGAAATATCCTTCAGGAAGATGGTTACCTGGAGAGGGCCCGCGACCTGGCCCGTTCCCTGAAGGAAGAGGCCCTGCAGGCGCTTTCCTGCCTGCCCCCCGGGCGGGTTGCCGCCCTCCTGGGGGAAGCGGCCCAATTCGTGGTGGAGCGGAGGTTCTAG
- a CDS encoding redox-sensing transcriptional repressor Rex, whose amino-acid sequence MSNRSVDLRIPDAAIRRLPVYLRVLEELAEDGVDVVSSAELAVRVGVTPEQIRKDLAYFGAFGTRGVGYDPGLLGRKIKRILGLTGEVPVALVGAGNLGTALARHNLARHKEVRITAVFDRDWDKVGKSIGGVEILPLEDLEREVRAQGIKMAIIAVPPGEAQAVADRLMDAGIEAILNFSPAKLQPRPGTYIQNIDLMTELQALAYYTTLRKVVEG is encoded by the coding sequence ATGAGTAACAGATCCGTCGACCTGCGCATCCCGGACGCCGCCATCAGGCGGCTCCCGGTGTATCTGAGGGTGCTGGAGGAGCTGGCCGAGGACGGGGTGGACGTGGTTTCTTCGGCCGAACTGGCCGTCCGCGTAGGTGTCACTCCCGAGCAGATCCGCAAGGACCTGGCCTACTTCGGGGCTTTCGGCACCCGCGGGGTGGGGTACGACCCCGGCCTGCTGGGCCGCAAGATCAAGCGCATCCTGGGCCTGACCGGCGAGGTGCCGGTGGCCCTGGTGGGGGCCGGGAACCTGGGTACGGCCCTGGCCCGCCACAATCTGGCTCGCCATAAGGAAGTGCGGATCACGGCCGTCTTCGACCGCGACTGGGACAAGGTGGGCAAGTCCATCGGAGGCGTGGAGATCCTGCCCCTGGAGGATCTGGAGAGGGAAGTCCGGGCCCAGGGGATCAAGATGGCCATCATCGCCGTGCCTCCCGGCGAGGCGCAGGCGGTGGCGGATCGACTGATGGACGCCGGCATCGAGGCCATCCTGAATTTCTCGCCCGCCAAGCTGCAGCCCCGGCCGGGGACATACATCCAGAACATTGACCTCATGACCGAACTCCAGGCCCTCGCCTATTACACCACCCTGCGCAAGGTAGTGGAAGGGTGA
- the cdaA gene encoding diadenylate cyclase CdaA — MGSPLWLVSASWVDWLRYLVDIAAVALIFYWVFRLVRGTRAVQLIKGIVVLFVAGAVSDWLELTTLKWLFDQAQIALLVALPVVFQPELRRVLEQLGRGRLFGRDWFLRSYSSRALDEVSKAVGILSREKVGALLVLERATRLGEYVETGIRLDAAVSSELLVNLFIPNTPLHDGAVIVSGDRVLAAACFLPLAEATRLGTELGARHRAAVGISERSDAVAVVVSEETGQVAVASEGKLVRNVDPTALREMLDGFFPSEPRVFRRG, encoded by the coding sequence GTGGGATCTCCCCTCTGGCTGGTATCGGCCTCCTGGGTAGACTGGCTGCGGTACCTGGTGGACATCGCGGCCGTGGCTCTCATCTTCTACTGGGTATTCCGGCTGGTCCGGGGCACCCGGGCCGTTCAACTCATCAAGGGTATCGTGGTGTTGTTCGTAGCGGGCGCAGTGTCCGACTGGCTCGAACTCACCACGCTGAAGTGGCTGTTCGACCAGGCCCAGATTGCCCTCCTGGTCGCGTTGCCCGTGGTCTTCCAGCCCGAACTGCGCCGGGTCCTGGAGCAGCTGGGCCGGGGGAGGTTATTCGGACGGGACTGGTTTCTTCGTTCTTACAGCAGCCGCGCCCTCGACGAGGTATCCAAGGCGGTAGGCATTCTGTCCCGGGAAAAGGTGGGTGCGCTTCTCGTGCTGGAACGGGCCACCCGGCTGGGGGAATACGTGGAGACGGGCATCCGCCTGGATGCGGCGGTATCGTCCGAGCTGCTGGTCAACCTGTTCATTCCCAACACTCCGCTCCACGACGGGGCGGTAATCGTCTCCGGAGACCGCGTCCTGGCCGCCGCCTGCTTCCTGCCCCTGGCGGAGGCCACCCGGCTGGGAACCGAACTGGGAGCCCGTCACCGGGCGGCAGTGGGCATAAGCGAGCGTTCTGACGCGGTGGCGGTGGTGGTGTCCGAGGAAACCGGTCAGGTGGCGGTGGCCTCCGAGGGCAAGCTGGTGCGAAATGTAGATCCGACGGCTTTGCGGGAGATGCTGGACGGCTTCTTCCCGTCCGAGCCCCGCGTCTTCCGGCGGGGATAG
- a CDS encoding CdaR family protein yields MDVLDRWLEKDLTLKILAVVLAIVLWLRVGSGQSPVVSVTMSGVTLQAVGLPSELAVAEIRPQKVDATVRAPRSVLDRLSPDTVRAEVDLSGAGAGQFSLPVAAKAPRGVQVVEVSPTYARVTVDYLAERRVPVQVQVVGVVGEDYRVESPLPSPAEVLACGPRGQVAQVRYAVGEVDVTGATADFSRTVNLRAVDRQGREIPGVTLKPGGVEVRFSLVRLPPAREVPVQADVQGQLPAGYRLREVVVSPSRVKVRGSQDKLDTLESVSTRPISLEGITGDSEREVAVALPAGIVMADPPTVLVYLRVVEDVGEKEFPGLTVAVRNLPEGMTASCQPAQVKVTVRARKDLLEGVQPQAWVDGSGDAGERKVTVQVDVPSRVEVPRVEPAEVTLVTATR; encoded by the coding sequence GTGGACGTGCTGGATCGCTGGCTGGAGAAGGACCTGACCCTCAAAATCCTGGCGGTGGTGCTGGCCATCGTGCTGTGGCTGCGTGTGGGTTCCGGCCAGAGCCCGGTGGTTTCCGTTACCATGTCCGGGGTGACCCTGCAGGCGGTGGGTCTGCCGTCCGAGCTGGCGGTGGCGGAAATACGCCCGCAAAAGGTGGACGCGACCGTGCGCGCTCCCCGCAGCGTGCTCGATCGTCTGAGTCCCGATACCGTGCGGGCGGAGGTTGACTTGAGTGGGGCCGGCGCGGGGCAATTCTCCCTGCCCGTGGCGGCAAAGGCCCCCCGGGGAGTGCAGGTGGTGGAGGTGTCACCCACCTACGCCCGGGTGACCGTGGACTATCTGGCGGAACGCCGCGTGCCCGTGCAGGTCCAGGTGGTGGGCGTAGTAGGCGAAGACTACCGGGTAGAATCGCCCCTGCCCAGCCCCGCCGAGGTGCTCGCCTGTGGACCGCGGGGGCAGGTGGCGCAGGTGCGCTATGCGGTGGGTGAGGTCGACGTTACCGGTGCTACGGCCGATTTCTCCCGCACGGTTAACCTGCGCGCGGTGGACCGGCAGGGCAGGGAGATCCCCGGAGTGACGCTGAAACCGGGCGGGGTGGAAGTCCGTTTCAGCTTGGTGAGGCTCCCCCCGGCCCGGGAGGTACCCGTGCAGGCAGACGTGCAGGGGCAGCTTCCCGCGGGGTACCGCCTGCGGGAGGTGGTGGTGAGTCCGTCCCGGGTGAAGGTGCGCGGGTCCCAGGATAAGCTGGACACCCTGGAATCGGTGAGTACGCGACCCATCTCTCTGGAAGGGATAACCGGGGACAGCGAACGGGAGGTGGCAGTGGCGCTGCCTGCGGGCATCGTCATGGCGGACCCGCCCACGGTGCTGGTCTACCTGCGCGTGGTCGAAGACGTGGGCGAAAAGGAATTCCCGGGCCTGACCGTGGCGGTGCGCAATCTCCCCGAAGGCATGACCGCTTCCTGCCAGCCCGCACAGGTCAAGGTAACCGTGCGGGCGCGCAAGGATCTGCTGGAAGGTGTCCAGCCCCAGGCCTGGGTGGACGGGAGCGGCGATGCCGGGGAGCGGAAGGTCACCGTGCAGGTGGATGTCCCCTCCCGTGTGGAAGTCCCGCGCGTGGAACCGGCCGAAGTCACCCTTGTCACTGCCACGCGGTAG
- the glmM gene encoding phosphoglucosamine mutase, whose product MLFGTDGVRGIANVELTPELAFRVGRAAAAALGGEGRPRFAVGRDTRLSGHLLQGAFVSGVLSAGADVLDLGVITTPGVAYLTRYLGCQAGAVVSASHNPAEYNGIKLISAEGYKFPDEVEERIEGLALSEDTLPRPAGSGVGRLQDARAARERYIEYLVGTVAGPIPLRVVVDCANGATSELAPRVLGRVGARVTVINGEPDGLNINAGCGSTHPAGLARAVVRLGAQAGIAHDGDGDRVIAADEKGQIVDGDAIMGILAEALQREGRLRGGAVVATVMSNLGLEVFLGQMGLGLVRTPVGDRYVLEEMRRGGYSLGGEQSGHIIFLDHTTTGDGMLTGLQLLAAVARARENLSALAGRIPHYPQALRNVRLPDGMRYRATPRIEEALREAARTLGERGRVLVRPSGTEPLVRIMVEGVDPGEVTGVVARLEEVIAGEVSRGSGEPRSAHPE is encoded by the coding sequence TTGCTCTTCGGGACCGACGGGGTGCGCGGGATAGCCAACGTGGAACTAACGCCCGAGCTGGCCTTCCGGGTGGGGCGGGCCGCGGCCGCCGCCCTGGGGGGCGAAGGTCGCCCCCGCTTTGCAGTGGGCAGGGACACCCGGCTCTCCGGTCATCTCCTGCAAGGCGCCTTCGTGTCAGGTGTGCTGTCCGCCGGGGCGGATGTGCTGGACCTGGGGGTGATCACCACCCCCGGGGTGGCCTACCTCACCCGGTACCTGGGCTGCCAGGCCGGTGCCGTGGTATCGGCTTCCCACAACCCCGCCGAGTACAACGGCATCAAGCTCATATCCGCAGAAGGATACAAGTTCCCCGACGAGGTGGAGGAGAGGATCGAGGGCCTGGCCCTGAGTGAGGACACCCTGCCCCGTCCCGCCGGGAGCGGAGTGGGGCGCCTGCAGGATGCGCGCGCAGCACGGGAGCGTTACATAGAGTACCTGGTGGGCACGGTGGCGGGGCCCATCCCTCTGCGGGTGGTGGTTGATTGCGCCAACGGTGCCACTTCGGAGCTGGCTCCCCGGGTGCTGGGGAGGGTAGGGGCGCGTGTCACCGTCATCAACGGCGAGCCCGACGGGCTCAACATCAACGCCGGGTGTGGTTCCACCCACCCGGCGGGCCTGGCACGCGCCGTGGTCCGGCTGGGCGCTCAGGCGGGGATAGCTCACGATGGCGACGGGGACCGCGTGATCGCGGCGGACGAGAAGGGCCAGATAGTGGACGGCGACGCCATTATGGGCATCCTGGCCGAGGCGTTACAGCGAGAGGGGCGCCTGCGCGGGGGAGCTGTGGTGGCCACCGTGATGTCCAACCTGGGGCTGGAGGTGTTCCTGGGCCAGATGGGGCTGGGCCTGGTGCGGACTCCCGTGGGGGATCGCTACGTGCTGGAAGAGATGCGGCGGGGCGGGTACAGCCTGGGGGGTGAGCAATCGGGCCACATCATCTTCCTGGATCACACCACCACCGGCGACGGCATGCTTACCGGCTTGCAGCTTCTTGCCGCTGTGGCCCGCGCGCGGGAGAACCTTTCCGCGCTGGCGGGACGGATTCCCCATTACCCCCAGGCGCTCCGCAACGTGCGGCTCCCCGACGGCATGCGCTATCGTGCCACTCCCCGCATCGAGGAGGCCCTGCGGGAAGCCGCCCGCACCCTGGGGGAACGCGGGAGGGTGCTCGTACGTCCTTCCGGTACGGAACCCCTGGTGCGCATCATGGTGGAGGGGGTCGACCCGGGCGAAGTCACCGGGGTGGTGGCCAGGCTGGAGGAGGTGATTGCCGGGGAGGTATCGAGGGGGTCAGGAGAACCCCGATCGGCGCATCCGGAATGA
- the glmS gene encoding glutamine--fructose-6-phosphate transaminase (isomerizing) gives MCGIVGYVGPRPALPVLLQGLSRLEYRGYDSAGVVVLDGDRALACKREGRLSRLEAELEAEFDGGRARTGIGHTRWATHGVPSDENAHPHGDCTGRFWVVHNGIIENYRELKEELAGEGHRFVSQTDTEVVPHLIESLYQGDLPGAVAAAARRLRGSYALAVMSPLHPGMLVAVRHESPLVVGLGEGENFLASDVPALLEYTRSTYILDEGEMAVLTADRVEVSDRHGRPVSKEVFRVTWDASMAQKGGYPHFMLKEIHEQPAALRRTLASRLAENGDVRAEEEALDPDWLGRFRRVHLVACGTAYHAGLVGKYLLEGLARMPAEVELASEFRYRQPLVDRDTLVVVISQSGETADTRAALREACARGAGVLAIVNVVGSSIARDAGRVLYTWAGPEIAVASTKAYSCQAAALTLLALHLGRLRGTLSAEEARRLGRSLRALPSLVEEGLAGAGRIEEVARRVAAHEDAFFIGRGLDYAVVQEAQLKLKEISYIHAEAYAAGELKHGTLALIVPDTPVVALTTQPTLREKTISNVEEVRARGGRVYLFAPASLTGGATEGLGRQEAGDGAPAQPMGVEVITIPEVDPWLAPVVAVVPMQLLAYYAAVARGCDVDKPRNLAKSVTVE, from the coding sequence ATGTGCGGAATAGTGGGCTACGTGGGCCCGCGGCCCGCGTTGCCCGTGCTGTTGCAGGGATTGTCCCGCCTGGAGTACCGGGGATACGATTCGGCGGGCGTGGTGGTCCTTGACGGAGATCGGGCACTGGCGTGCAAGCGTGAGGGCCGGCTGTCGCGCCTGGAGGCGGAGCTGGAGGCGGAGTTCGACGGCGGGCGCGCCCGCACGGGCATCGGTCATACCCGCTGGGCCACCCACGGGGTGCCCTCGGATGAAAACGCCCACCCCCACGGAGATTGCACCGGGCGTTTCTGGGTGGTGCACAACGGGATCATCGAGAACTACCGGGAGCTGAAAGAGGAGCTGGCCGGGGAGGGCCACCGCTTTGTGTCCCAGACCGACACCGAGGTGGTCCCCCACCTCATCGAGAGCCTTTACCAGGGGGACCTGCCCGGGGCGGTGGCGGCGGCTGCCCGCCGCCTGCGGGGATCCTACGCCCTGGCTGTCATGTCGCCTCTTCACCCCGGCATGCTGGTGGCGGTGAGGCATGAGAGCCCCCTGGTGGTGGGCCTGGGCGAGGGCGAGAACTTCCTGGCCTCCGATGTGCCTGCGCTGCTGGAATATACGAGAAGCACCTACATCCTGGACGAAGGCGAAATGGCGGTGCTCACCGCAGACCGGGTCGAGGTGAGTGACCGCCACGGCCGTCCGGTGTCCAAGGAAGTGTTTCGGGTCACCTGGGATGCCAGCATGGCCCAAAAGGGCGGCTATCCTCACTTCATGCTCAAGGAGATCCACGAGCAACCGGCCGCCCTGCGCCGGACTCTGGCCTCGCGGCTGGCTGAAAACGGGGACGTGCGGGCGGAGGAAGAGGCCCTCGACCCGGACTGGCTAGGCCGGTTCCGCCGCGTGCACCTGGTGGCCTGCGGGACCGCCTACCATGCCGGACTGGTGGGGAAGTACCTGCTGGAAGGGCTGGCGCGCATGCCCGCGGAAGTGGAGCTGGCCTCCGAGTTCCGTTACCGTCAGCCCCTGGTAGACCGGGACACCCTGGTGGTAGTCATCAGCCAGTCGGGTGAGACCGCCGATACCCGGGCGGCCCTGCGGGAAGCGTGTGCCCGGGGCGCAGGCGTACTGGCCATAGTCAACGTGGTGGGTAGCTCCATCGCCCGCGACGCCGGGCGGGTCCTGTACACCTGGGCGGGGCCGGAGATAGCGGTGGCTTCCACCAAGGCCTACTCCTGCCAGGCGGCCGCGCTGACTCTGCTGGCCCTGCACCTGGGCCGCCTGCGGGGGACGCTGTCCGCGGAGGAGGCGCGCCGCCTGGGGCGGTCGCTGCGGGCTCTTCCCTCCCTGGTGGAGGAGGGGCTGGCCGGAGCCGGCCGCATCGAGGAGGTCGCCCGCCGTGTGGCCGCACACGAGGATGCATTCTTCATTGGCCGGGGCCTGGACTACGCCGTGGTACAGGAGGCCCAGCTCAAGCTCAAGGAGATCTCGTATATCCACGCCGAGGCGTACGCGGCCGGCGAGCTCAAGCACGGCACCCTGGCGCTGATCGTGCCGGACACCCCGGTGGTCGCCCTCACCACCCAACCCACCCTGCGTGAGAAGACCATCTCCAACGTGGAAGAAGTGCGGGCCCGGGGCGGCCGCGTCTATCTCTTCGCCCCCGCGTCCCTCACCGGTGGGGCGACGGAGGGCCTCGGTAGGCAGGAGGCTGGGGATGGAGCCCCCGCGCAGCCCATGGGAGTGGAGGTGATCACCATCCCCGAGGTTGACCCCTGGCTGGCGCCGGTGGTGGCGGTGGTGCCCATGCAGCTGCTGGCGTACTACGCTGCGGTGGCCCGGGGGTGCGACGTCGACAAACCCCGCAACCTGGCCAAGAGCGTCACCGTAGAATAG
- a CDS encoding holo-ACP synthase: protein MLGLGVDVVAVSRWRRLLRLQGDRVAGRVFAPEELAQCSGRRAAEQLAARWAAKEAVAKALGCRPGSWRDVVIQRGAGGVPRVLLRGAWMQAARQRGVKSWRISLSHERAVAVAVALALGEDGRVLAEGDVPLAEEAGLAETGGPPVRDAVRGAQAGGAVEEA from the coding sequence ATGCTGGGCCTGGGTGTTGACGTGGTTGCCGTGTCGCGCTGGCGCCGCCTCCTGCGGTTGCAGGGGGACCGCGTGGCGGGGCGGGTTTTTGCCCCGGAGGAGCTCGCGCAGTGCAGCGGGCGACGGGCTGCCGAGCAACTGGCGGCCCGGTGGGCGGCCAAGGAGGCCGTGGCCAAGGCCCTCGGGTGCCGGCCCGGGTCCTGGCGCGACGTTGTGATCCAGCGGGGCGCCGGCGGGGTGCCGCGCGTTTTGCTGCGGGGGGCGTGGATGCAGGCCGCCCGCCAGCGCGGCGTGAAGTCCTGGCGCATTTCCCTGAGCCATGAGAGAGCGGTGGCCGTGGCCGTTGCTCTCGCCCTGGGCGAAGACGGCAGGGTGCTGGCGGAGGGGGACGTGCCGCTGGCAGAAGAGGCAGGGCTTGCGGAAACCGGTGGGCCGCCGGTTCGGGACGCGGTCCGGGGCGCGCAGGCGGGAGGCGCGGTGGAGGAGGCATGA